CGCGGACACGGGGCCTGGGTGGGCCTTCGGCGTGCGCTTGGGGATCTCCTCGCGGCCGAGCAGGACAGCGACGCCGACGCCGAGCTTGTCGGCGACCCGCTCGATCACTTCGGCTGAGGGGTTCTGGGCGCGCCGTTCGTAGTAGTCGACGGTTTTCCTCGACACGCCAAGCAACTCGGCCATGCCCTCCTGCGTGAGGCCGCGCTCCTTGCGTAGCGCGGCCAAGGCCTTGCCAAAGGGAGGCGCTTCTCCAGAAGGAGGACGACCAGCCATGGCGTCAGGATAAGGCCGGATTTCGGCCTGGCCCGGGCGCGGTGTTCTCATTCCTTGGGATCACTAGCATTGTATCGCGAATCCGTGCAACCGTCCTGGTCGGGATCGCGCTTGACACGATCCCGAAGGAGGCCCCATGGCCCGCGTCCCGCCCGAAGAGCTCACCCGGCTGAAGTCCGAGATCTCGCTCGAGCGCTTGGTGGCGCGGCGCGGCGTGAAGCTCGAGAAGAAGGGCGCCGACCTGGTCGGGCGCTGC
This genomic window from Deltaproteobacteria bacterium contains:
- a CDS encoding helix-turn-helix domain-containing protein produces the protein MRTPRPGQAEIRPYPDAMAGRPPSGEAPPFGKALAALRKERGLTQEGMAELLGVSRKTVDYYERRAQNPSAEVIERVADKLGVGVAVLLGREEIPKRTPKAHPGPVSALELRIEKLRKLPRAQQEVVVKMLDGLLG